The Petrocella atlantisensis genome has a window encoding:
- a CDS encoding stalk domain-containing protein gives MKSQQAMRILFVMLFMIISIPFTSPVHAQSSVWKESRTVSFTGGNKNISVLWADLKDDKIRIDSVLAHGKIGATDALSSIVQSASNTDATAIGGINGSFFNAYADMQPSGTLMLDGKVLHMANTGSVLAISGDNTVSVDPLFVKIVGGTNGQWEWPYSWYSWNINHYYSDAAATMIFTPEYAGPRPSHDFTSIEVDKGVVTKKGSGSFYIPTDGFLVLTKDVNVSKVFELGKTAEYRMEYYANDFTTVGHSGISLDYANIRTVVGAGPTLVENGKLKADAGAEGFTEGKITSSAATRSLIGITEDNRLGMTVVSGVTVKQLGEIALSLGMVEAMNLDGGGSSGLYYNGSYMTTPGRLLSNAVVIKILNESPMTILLNNKPLFFDTEPYLNKTYNRTLVPLRGISEALGASVGWNAATSSITIERLDTKLELKVGSASILVNGKSETMDVPVLLKDSRTYVPLRFITQYFGGDVKWIQESKTVELTIGDATQWIEQAKQYEVANQYDEAKQSYLAILEMDTNNIFAAKRLAVIYANLTPDKIKAIKYYEKVYELDPKDAANVASLAWAYYDNMQLEKAIDMFLIYDERVPSSGVGYYGAAVCYSHYQKNDVDSAVKYYQLALKKALTPAQIDFAMKYITKHE, from the coding sequence ATGAAATCACAACAAGCAATGCGCATACTATTTGTAATGCTATTCATGATAATCAGCATTCCATTTACATCACCAGTACATGCTCAATCCAGTGTGTGGAAAGAAAGCAGAACCGTTAGTTTTACAGGTGGCAATAAAAACATTTCAGTTCTTTGGGCTGATTTGAAAGACGATAAGATTCGTATTGATTCCGTATTAGCTCATGGGAAGATTGGAGCAACCGATGCCTTGTCTTCCATAGTTCAATCGGCGAGCAACACTGACGCAACGGCTATTGGGGGTATAAATGGTTCTTTCTTTAATGCTTATGCTGATATGCAACCTTCAGGAACCCTTATGTTAGATGGGAAAGTGTTGCATATGGCAAACACAGGTTCCGTACTTGCTATTTCAGGCGACAATACCGTAAGTGTTGACCCTCTTTTTGTAAAGATCGTCGGTGGAACCAATGGCCAATGGGAATGGCCATATAGCTGGTATTCATGGAATATTAACCACTATTATTCCGATGCTGCTGCGACCATGATTTTTACACCGGAATATGCAGGTCCAAGACCGAGTCATGATTTTACTTCAATTGAGGTGGACAAGGGTGTGGTTACTAAGAAGGGTAGTGGCAGTTTTTACATACCTACGGATGGCTTTTTGGTACTTACCAAAGATGTGAATGTTAGCAAAGTGTTTGAGTTAGGAAAAACAGCCGAATATCGCATGGAATACTACGCTAATGATTTTACAACGGTGGGGCATAGCGGTATAAGCCTTGACTATGCTAATATTAGAACAGTGGTTGGAGCAGGACCGACATTGGTTGAAAATGGTAAGTTAAAAGCAGATGCCGGTGCTGAAGGGTTTACTGAAGGCAAGATTACAAGTTCTGCTGCGACGAGAAGTTTGATTGGTATAACAGAAGACAACAGACTGGGTATGACCGTTGTTTCAGGGGTTACAGTTAAACAGTTAGGTGAGATTGCACTATCTTTAGGTATGGTTGAAGCCATGAACTTAGATGGTGGCGGATCCAGTGGTCTATATTACAATGGGAGCTATATGACCACACCGGGAAGACTTTTATCCAATGCAGTAGTCATTAAGATCCTGAATGAATCTCCTATGACGATTTTATTAAATAATAAGCCTTTGTTTTTTGATACTGAACCCTATCTCAACAAGACATATAATCGTACCCTTGTGCCTCTTAGAGGGATTTCGGAAGCACTTGGCGCTTCTGTAGGCTGGAATGCAGCCACTTCTTCTATTACCATAGAAAGACTTGATACGAAGCTGGAGCTAAAAGTGGGAAGTGCATCTATTTTGGTGAATGGAAAAAGTGAAACAATGGATGTACCCGTTCTACTAAAAGACAGTAGAACTTATGTCCCGCTTCGCTTTATTACTCAGTATTTTGGAGGCGACGTCAAGTGGATACAAGAATCAAAAACAGTAGAGCTAACGATTGGTGATGCAACACAATGGATAGAGCAAGCGAAGCAGTATGAAGTAGCAAATCAATATGATGAGGCAAAGCAAAGCTATTTGGCAATTCTGGAGATGGATACAAATAATATTTTTGCAGCTAAAAGATTAGCCGTGATTTATGCAAATTTGACACCGGACAAAATAAAAGCCATAAAGTACTATGAAAAAGTTTATGAATTAGATCCTAAGGATGCAGCTAATGTTGCCTCACTGGCTTGGGCATATTACGACAATATGCAATTAGAAAAAGCCATTGATATGTTTTTAATTTACGATGAAAGGGTTCCAAGTTCCGGTGTTGGCTATTACGGAGCGGCAGTTTGCTATTCCCATTATCAGAAAAACGATGTTGATTCAGCAGTGAAATACTACCAATTAGCTTTGAAAAAAGCATTAACACCTGCACAAATTGATTTTGCCATGAAATATATTACAAAACACGAATAA